One genomic region from Equus caballus isolate H_3958 breed thoroughbred chromosome 4, TB-T2T, whole genome shotgun sequence encodes:
- the KCNH2 gene encoding voltage-gated inwardly rectifying potassium channel KCNH2 isoform X7 — MAAPAGKASRTGALQPRAQKGRVRRAVRISSLVAQEVLSLGADVLPEYKLQAPRIHRWTILHYSPFKAVWDWLILLLVIYTAVFTPYSAAFLLKETEEGPPATDCGYACQPLAVVDLIVDIMFIVDILINFRTTYVNANEEVVSHPGRIAVHYFKGWFLIDMVAAIPFDLLIFGSGSEELIGLLKTARLLRLVRVARKLDRYSEYGAAVLFLLMCTFALIAHWLACIWYAIGNMEQPHMDSRIGWLHNLGDQIGKPYNSSGLGGPSIKDKYVTALYFTFSSLTSVGFGNVSPNTNSEKIFSICVMLIGSLMYASIFGNVSAIIQRLYSGTARYHTQMLRVREFIRFHQIPNPLRQRLEEYFQHAWSYTNGIDMNAVLKGFPECLQADICLHLNRSLLQHCKPFRGATKGCLRALAMKFKTTHAPPGDTLVHAGDLLTALYFISRGSIEILRGDVVVAILGKNDIFGEPLNLYARPGKSNGDVRALTYCDLHKIHRDDLLEVLDMYPEFSDHFWSSLEITFNLRDTNMIPGSPGSTELEGGFNRQRKRKLSFRRRTDKDPEQPGEVSALGPGRAGAGPSSRGRPGGPWGESPSSGPSSPESSEDEGPGRSSSPLRLVPFSSPRPPGEPPGGEPLIEDCEKSSDTCNPLSGAFSGVSNIFSFWGDSRGRQYQELPRCPAPAPSLLNIPLSSPGRRPRGDVESRLDALQRQLNRLETRLSADMATVLQLLQRQMTLVPPAYSAVTTPGPGPTSTSPLLPVSPIPTLTLDSLSQVSQFMACEELPPGAPELPQDGPTRRLSLPGQLGALTSQPLHRHGSDPGS, encoded by the exons GTCCTGTCTCTGGGTGCTGATGTGCTGCCGGAGTACAAGCTGCAGGCGCCACGCATCCACCGCTGGACCATCCTGCACTACAGCCCCTTCAAGGCCGTGTGGGACTGGCTCATCCTGCTGCTGGTCATCTACACGGCCGTCTTCACGCCCTACTCGGCTGCCTTCCTGCTGAAGGAGACGGAAGAGGGCCCCCCGGCCACCGACTGTGGCTATGcctgccagcccctggcagtGGTGGACCTCATCGTGGATATCATGTTCATCGTGGACATCCTCATCAACTTCCGCACCACCTATGTCAATGCCAACGAGGAGGTGGTCAGCCACCCTGGCCGCATCGCCGTCCACTACTTCAAGGGCTGGTTCCTCATCGACATGGTGGCTGCCATCCCCTTTGACCTGCTCATCTTCGGTTCTGGCTCTGAGGAG CTGATCGGGCTCCTGAAGACGGCGCGGCTGCTGCGACTGGTGCGCGTCGCACGGAAGCTGGACCGCTACTCGGAGTACGGGGCAGCGGTGCTCTTCCTGCTCATGTGCACCTTTGCGCTCATCGCGCACTGGCTGGCTTGCATCTGGTACGCCATCGGCAACATGGAGCAGCCGCACATGGACTCCCGCATCGGCTGGCTGCACAACCTGGGCGACCAGATCGGCAAGCCCTACAACAGCAGTGGCCTGGGTGGCCCGTCCATCAAGGACAAGTATGTCACGGCCCTCTACTTCACCTTCAGCAGCCTCACTAGCGTGGGCTTCGGCAATGTCTCCCCCAACACCAACTCAGAGAAGATCTTCTCCATTTGTGTCATGCTCATTGGCT ccctcatGTACGCCAGCATCTTTGGCAACGTGTCAGCCATCATCCAGCGGCTATACTCGGGCACAGCCCGCTACCACACGCAAATGCTCCGGGTGCGGGAGTTCATCCGCTTCCACCAGATCCCTAACCCGCTGCGCCAGCGCCTTGAGGAGTATTTCCAGCACGCCTGGTCCTACACCAACGGCATCGACATGAACGCG GTGCTGAAGGGCTTCCCGGAGTGCCTGCAGGCAGACATCTGCCTGCACCTGAACCGCTCGCTGCTGCAACATTGCAAGCCCTTCCGAGGGGCCACCAAAGGCTGCCTGCGGGCCCTGGCCATGAAGTTCAAGACGACACACGCACCGCCAGGGGACACGCTGGTGCACGCCGGGGACCTGCTCACCGCCCTCTACTTCATCTCCCGGGGCTCCATCGAGATCCTGCGGGGCGATGTCGTCGTGGCCATCCTGG GGAAGAATGACATCTTCGGAGAGCCTCTGAACCTGTATGCGCGGCCTGGCAAGTCCAATGGGGATGTGCGGGCCCTCACCTACTGCGACCTGCACAAGATCCACCGGGACGACCTGCTGGAGGTGCTGGACATGTACCCCGAGTTCTCCGACCACTTCTGGTCCAGCCTGGAGATCACCTTCAACCTTCGAGAC ACCAACATGATCCCCGGCTCTCCCGGCAGCACAGAGCTGGAGGGCGGCTTCAACCGGCAACGCAAGCGCAAGCTGTCCTTCCGCAGACGCACCGACAAGG ACCCGGAACAGCCAGGGGAGGTGTCGGCcttggggccgggccgggcgggggcaGGGCCCAGTAGCCGGGGCCGGCCAGGGGGCCCGTGGGGGGAAAGCCCGTCCAGTGGCCCCTCCAGCCCTGAGAGCAGTGAGGATGAGGGCCCAGGCCGCAGCTCCAGCCCCCTCCGCCTGGTGCCCttctccagccccaggccccccGGAGAGCCGCCGGGTGGGGAGCCCCTGATTGAGGACTGCGAGAAGAGCAGTGACACATGTAACCCGCTGTCAG GCGCCTTCTCGGGAGTGTCCAACATCTTCAGCTTCTGGGGGGATAGTCGGGGCCGCCAGTACCAGGAGCTGCCTcgctgccccgcccccgcccccagcctcctCAACATCCCTCTTTCCAGCCCTGGCCGGCGGCCCCGGGGCGATGTGGAGAGCAGGCTGGACGCCCTTCAGAGGCAGCTTAACAG GCTGGAGACGCggctgagtgcagacatggccaccgtcctgcagCTACTGCAGAGACAGATGACACTGGTCCCTCCAGCCTACAGTGCTGTGACCACCCCGGGGCCcggccccacctccacctcccctctcctgcctgtcAGCCCCATCCCCACTCTCACCCTGGACTCGCTTTCTCAG GTTTCCCAGTTCATGGCGTGCGAGGAGCTCCCTCCGGGGGCCCCAGAGCTTCCCCAAGACGGCCCCACTCGACGCCTCTCCCTGCCGGGCCAGCTGGGGGccctcacctcccagcccctgcacAGACACGGCTCAGACCCGGGCAGTTAG
- the KCNH2 gene encoding voltage-gated inwardly rectifying potassium channel KCNH2 isoform X6, with the protein MAAPAGKASRTGALQPRAQKGRVRRAVRISSLVAQEVLSLGADVLPEYKLQAPRIHRWTILHYSPFKAVWDWLILLLVIYTAVFTPYSAAFLLKETEEGPPATDCGYACQPLAVVDLIVDIMFIVDILINFRTTYVNANEEVVSHPGRIAVHYFKGWFLIDMVAAIPFDLLIFGSGSEELIGLLKTARLLRLVRVARKLDRYSEYGAAVLFLLMCTFALIAHWLACIWYAIGNMEQPHMDSRIGWLHNLGDQIGKPYNSSGLGGPSIKDKYVTALYFTFSSLTSVGFGNVSPNTNSEKIFSICVMLIGSLMYASIFGNVSAIIQRLYSGTARYHTQMLRVREFIRFHQIPNPLRQRLEEYFQHAWSYTNGIDMNAVLKGFPECLQADICLHLNRSLLQHCKPFRGATKGCLRALAMKFKTTHAPPGDTLVHAGDLLTALYFISRGSIEILRGDVVVAILGKNDIFGEPLNLYARPGKSNGDVRALTYCDLHKIHRDDLLEVLDMYPEFSDHFWSSLEITFNLRDTNMIPGSPGSTELEGGFNRQRKRKLSFRRRTDKDPEQPGEVSALGPGRAGAGPSSRGRPGGPWGESPSSGPSSPESSEDEGPGRSSSPLRLVPFSSPRPPGEPPGGEPLIEDCEKSSDTCNPLSGAFSGVSNIFSFWGDSRGRQYQELPRCPAPAPSLLNIPLSSPGRRPRGDVESRLDALQRQLNRFPSSWRARSSLRGPQSFPKTAPLDASPCRASWGPSPPSPCTDTAQTRAVSGAAHCGHVAHPGFSALPGPLPSRPAREALAAEGRGTRRQGPSLSPRGPSPPVSPGPQWEGQGRGWAVDGGLWSPHCPGGSSWSNCPEAPGPGP; encoded by the exons GTCCTGTCTCTGGGTGCTGATGTGCTGCCGGAGTACAAGCTGCAGGCGCCACGCATCCACCGCTGGACCATCCTGCACTACAGCCCCTTCAAGGCCGTGTGGGACTGGCTCATCCTGCTGCTGGTCATCTACACGGCCGTCTTCACGCCCTACTCGGCTGCCTTCCTGCTGAAGGAGACGGAAGAGGGCCCCCCGGCCACCGACTGTGGCTATGcctgccagcccctggcagtGGTGGACCTCATCGTGGATATCATGTTCATCGTGGACATCCTCATCAACTTCCGCACCACCTATGTCAATGCCAACGAGGAGGTGGTCAGCCACCCTGGCCGCATCGCCGTCCACTACTTCAAGGGCTGGTTCCTCATCGACATGGTGGCTGCCATCCCCTTTGACCTGCTCATCTTCGGTTCTGGCTCTGAGGAG CTGATCGGGCTCCTGAAGACGGCGCGGCTGCTGCGACTGGTGCGCGTCGCACGGAAGCTGGACCGCTACTCGGAGTACGGGGCAGCGGTGCTCTTCCTGCTCATGTGCACCTTTGCGCTCATCGCGCACTGGCTGGCTTGCATCTGGTACGCCATCGGCAACATGGAGCAGCCGCACATGGACTCCCGCATCGGCTGGCTGCACAACCTGGGCGACCAGATCGGCAAGCCCTACAACAGCAGTGGCCTGGGTGGCCCGTCCATCAAGGACAAGTATGTCACGGCCCTCTACTTCACCTTCAGCAGCCTCACTAGCGTGGGCTTCGGCAATGTCTCCCCCAACACCAACTCAGAGAAGATCTTCTCCATTTGTGTCATGCTCATTGGCT ccctcatGTACGCCAGCATCTTTGGCAACGTGTCAGCCATCATCCAGCGGCTATACTCGGGCACAGCCCGCTACCACACGCAAATGCTCCGGGTGCGGGAGTTCATCCGCTTCCACCAGATCCCTAACCCGCTGCGCCAGCGCCTTGAGGAGTATTTCCAGCACGCCTGGTCCTACACCAACGGCATCGACATGAACGCG GTGCTGAAGGGCTTCCCGGAGTGCCTGCAGGCAGACATCTGCCTGCACCTGAACCGCTCGCTGCTGCAACATTGCAAGCCCTTCCGAGGGGCCACCAAAGGCTGCCTGCGGGCCCTGGCCATGAAGTTCAAGACGACACACGCACCGCCAGGGGACACGCTGGTGCACGCCGGGGACCTGCTCACCGCCCTCTACTTCATCTCCCGGGGCTCCATCGAGATCCTGCGGGGCGATGTCGTCGTGGCCATCCTGG GGAAGAATGACATCTTCGGAGAGCCTCTGAACCTGTATGCGCGGCCTGGCAAGTCCAATGGGGATGTGCGGGCCCTCACCTACTGCGACCTGCACAAGATCCACCGGGACGACCTGCTGGAGGTGCTGGACATGTACCCCGAGTTCTCCGACCACTTCTGGTCCAGCCTGGAGATCACCTTCAACCTTCGAGAC ACCAACATGATCCCCGGCTCTCCCGGCAGCACAGAGCTGGAGGGCGGCTTCAACCGGCAACGCAAGCGCAAGCTGTCCTTCCGCAGACGCACCGACAAGG ACCCGGAACAGCCAGGGGAGGTGTCGGCcttggggccgggccgggcgggggcaGGGCCCAGTAGCCGGGGCCGGCCAGGGGGCCCGTGGGGGGAAAGCCCGTCCAGTGGCCCCTCCAGCCCTGAGAGCAGTGAGGATGAGGGCCCAGGCCGCAGCTCCAGCCCCCTCCGCCTGGTGCCCttctccagccccaggccccccGGAGAGCCGCCGGGTGGGGAGCCCCTGATTGAGGACTGCGAGAAGAGCAGTGACACATGTAACCCGCTGTCAG GCGCCTTCTCGGGAGTGTCCAACATCTTCAGCTTCTGGGGGGATAGTCGGGGCCGCCAGTACCAGGAGCTGCCTcgctgccccgcccccgcccccagcctcctCAACATCCCTCTTTCCAGCCCTGGCCGGCGGCCCCGGGGCGATGTGGAGAGCAGGCTGGACGCCCTTCAGAGGCAGCTTAACAG GTTTCCCAGTTCATGGCGTGCGAGGAGCTCCCTCCGGGGGCCCCAGAGCTTCCCCAAGACGGCCCCACTCGACGCCTCTCCCTGCCGGGCCAGCTGGGGGccctcacctcccagcccctgcacAGACACGGCTCAGACCCGGGCAGTTAGTGGGGCTGCCCACTGTGGAcacgtggctcacccagggtTCAGTGCACTGCCTGGGCCCCTCCCCTCAAGGCCTGCCCGGGAGGCCCTGGCTGCAGAGGGGAGAGGAACGAGAAGGCAgggcccctccctcagccctcgGGGACCATCTCCTCCTGTGTCCCCTGGACCccagtgggaggggcaggggcggggctgggCAGTGGATGGGGGTCTGTGGTCCCCCCACTGCCCTGGGGGCAGTAGCTGGTCTAACTGCCCGGAGGCACCCGGCCCTGGGCCTTAG